A single genomic interval of Lentimicrobium saccharophilum harbors:
- a CDS encoding iron-containing alcohol dehydrogenase, whose translation MENFIAYNPTTLHFGRDVLRTLGQTVNRYGKKVLLVYGKGSIKKNGLYDEVLKQLESIGAEVYEYGGIRSNPVVQDVDAAAAIGRENMVDVILAVGGGSVIDSAKVISVAIPVEIPAWDFFSRRAMPRSAVPLIAVLTLAATGTEMNQFAVLSNHEAEVKGSIGSPLIFPKHSFLDPQLTIPVPRNYTAYGIADLIAHALEAYFGKGEDATLTDRFVFSIIREAMEYGPALLDDLSNYELRAKIMFAATMALNGMTMYGRASGEWGVHSIGHILSLIYDVPHGASLTIVYPAWMRLLRDRIPHRLAQLGENLFNVRDPEETISRFEDFFRRIECPVRLKEATGDQANPEEIFRVMVSNKAATYVHKLDHDDYRKIIELMM comes from the coding sequence ATGGAAAATTTTATCGCTTATAATCCCACCACGCTGCATTTTGGCAGGGATGTTCTCCGTACCCTCGGACAAACGGTCAACCGTTATGGTAAAAAGGTACTGCTGGTTTACGGAAAAGGTTCAATCAAAAAGAACGGGCTGTACGATGAAGTGTTAAAACAACTTGAATCCATCGGTGCAGAAGTATATGAATACGGCGGCATCCGGTCAAATCCGGTTGTTCAGGATGTAGATGCGGCAGCGGCTATCGGCCGTGAAAATATGGTGGATGTAATCCTGGCCGTTGGCGGGGGAAGCGTAATCGACTCTGCTAAGGTGATTTCGGTGGCCATTCCTGTTGAAATCCCTGCCTGGGATTTCTTTTCACGAAGGGCCATGCCAAGAAGCGCTGTTCCGCTGATTGCCGTGTTGACACTGGCTGCCACAGGCACCGAAATGAACCAGTTTGCAGTTTTATCGAATCACGAAGCAGAAGTTAAAGGAAGTATCGGCAGCCCGCTGATCTTTCCCAAACACTCCTTCCTCGATCCTCAATTGACCATCCCGGTGCCGCGCAATTACACGGCTTATGGCATTGCCGATCTGATTGCACACGCGCTTGAGGCTTATTTCGGGAAAGGGGAAGATGCCACCCTTACCGACCGGTTTGTATTTTCTATCATCAGAGAGGCAATGGAATATGGCCCTGCCCTGCTTGATGACCTCTCAAACTATGAGTTAAGGGCAAAAATTATGTTTGCCGCTACCATGGCCCTGAACGGGATGACCATGTACGGGCGTGCATCGGGTGAATGGGGGGTACACAGCATCGGGCATATCCTCTCCCTGATTTATGATGTACCGCACGGGGCATCCCTGACTATTGTCTATCCGGCCTGGATGCGGTTACTACGTGACCGGATTCCTCACCGCCTCGCACAATTGGGTGAAAATCTTTTTAATGTCAGGGATCCGGAAGAAACAATTTCCCGGTTCGAGGATTTCTTCCGCCGCATCGAATGCCCGGTCAGACTTAAGGAAGCAACCGGCGATCAGGCCAACCCGGAGGAGATTTTCAGGGTAATGGTCAGCAATAAAGCGGCCACCTATGTTCACAAACTGGATCATGACGACTACAGGAAGATTATTGAATTAATGATGTAA
- the rnr gene encoding ribonuclease R, producing the protein MAKKKNPRAKTVKHDPFINTVEALFSSNPFKSFNFRQVAKMLGVTDKVSREMVKTLLEKLAAGNVILELNRGKYKYNPELLADKLLNTTIIGIVDMKQTGKAYVSTPDLDEDVFISANNTGHALHGDKVKVHLFPMRKGRKTEGQIVEVLQRGRSQFVGTVQISGKFAFLVPDDVAIPVDIFIPRESLNKAGHGQKAIARITEWPERSKNPFGEIIQVLGKPGDNNVEMNSILASFEFPLQFKPETLKEAEKIPVEISPAEIAVRRDFRNIWTCTIDPPDAKDFDDALSLRKLENGEWEVGVHIADVSHYVKPGTAIDKEGYERGTSIYLVDRTIPMLPEKLSNMVCSLRPNEDKLCFSAVFNMDEQGKISREWFGKTIINSNRRYNYEEVQAMIEGADGDFKQELLILNGLATRLREERFKKGSIAFHTQEVKFVLDETGKPIDTYIKEQKEANMLIEDFMLLANRRVAEKIGRKTGDSKPKTFVYRIHDEPNPEKLQRFAEFLTKLGYKINLGTRKGLASSFNHLFDQIAGKGEENMIESIAIRTMSKAEYSTVNLGHYGLAFQYYTHFTSPIRRYPDLMVHRLLERYLAGKPSVNKDEYEEYCVHSSDMERKAVEAERASVKYKQAEFLMDKIGQAFSGLISGVSKYGIYVELEGSKCEGMVSLKYMDDDFYYLDDENYRVIGQHHGREFKLGDPVRIRVKRVDLQKKQMDFVLDSNGVDPKRR; encoded by the coding sequence ATGGCAAAAAAGAAAAATCCCAGAGCAAAGACGGTAAAACACGACCCGTTTATCAATACGGTTGAGGCGCTCTTCTCATCCAATCCGTTTAAATCATTTAATTTCAGGCAGGTCGCCAAAATGCTAGGGGTAACCGACAAAGTGAGCCGTGAAATGGTAAAGACGCTGCTTGAAAAACTGGCGGCAGGAAATGTGATTCTTGAACTGAACCGCGGAAAATACAAGTATAATCCCGAATTACTTGCCGATAAACTGCTGAACACCACCATTATCGGAATTGTGGACATGAAGCAGACCGGCAAGGCCTACGTATCAACGCCCGACCTTGATGAGGATGTGTTTATTTCCGCCAATAACACCGGCCACGCGCTGCACGGTGACAAGGTGAAGGTTCATCTCTTCCCGATGCGCAAAGGGCGGAAAACAGAGGGACAGATTGTTGAAGTACTTCAGCGGGGAAGAAGTCAGTTTGTAGGCACGGTTCAGATCAGCGGCAAGTTTGCGTTTCTGGTGCCCGATGATGTTGCAATTCCGGTTGATATTTTCATACCGCGTGAATCGCTCAACAAGGCCGGTCACGGGCAGAAAGCCATCGCACGCATTACGGAATGGCCCGAGCGGTCGAAAAATCCGTTTGGTGAAATCATTCAGGTCCTCGGCAAACCCGGCGACAATAACGTGGAGATGAACTCCATCCTGGCTTCATTCGAGTTTCCGCTTCAGTTCAAACCGGAGACCCTGAAAGAAGCGGAAAAAATTCCCGTGGAAATCTCTCCGGCCGAAATAGCCGTGCGCAGGGATTTCAGGAATATATGGACCTGCACCATCGACCCGCCGGATGCCAAGGACTTTGACGATGCCCTTTCGCTCCGTAAGCTCGAAAACGGAGAATGGGAAGTCGGGGTTCATATTGCCGACGTTTCGCATTATGTAAAACCCGGAACTGCCATTGACAAGGAAGGATACGAAAGAGGCACCTCAATATATCTGGTTGACAGAACCATTCCCATGCTCCCGGAAAAACTCTCCAATATGGTCTGCTCCCTTAGGCCCAACGAAGATAAGTTGTGCTTTTCCGCCGTATTTAATATGGATGAACAGGGCAAAATAAGCCGGGAGTGGTTCGGCAAAACCATCATAAACAGCAACCGCCGCTATAATTATGAGGAAGTGCAGGCGATGATCGAAGGAGCCGATGGCGATTTTAAACAGGAACTGCTGATACTGAACGGCCTGGCTACCAGATTGCGGGAAGAAAGATTCAAAAAAGGCTCCATTGCCTTCCACACCCAGGAAGTTAAATTTGTGCTGGATGAAACGGGTAAACCCATTGATACCTATATCAAGGAGCAAAAGGAAGCCAATATGCTTATTGAGGACTTTATGCTGCTTGCCAACCGGAGGGTTGCTGAAAAGATCGGCCGTAAGACGGGCGATTCCAAACCAAAAACTTTTGTTTATCGTATTCATGACGAGCCCAACCCGGAAAAACTCCAGCGTTTTGCAGAATTCCTCACCAAGCTGGGTTACAAAATCAACCTGGGTACCCGCAAAGGACTGGCCAGTTCCTTCAACCACCTTTTTGATCAGATCGCTGGAAAGGGAGAGGAAAACATGATCGAATCCATTGCCATCAGGACAATGTCGAAAGCGGAATACTCCACGGTTAATCTCGGTCACTATGGCCTTGCATTCCAGTATTACACCCACTTCACCTCGCCCATCCGCCGCTATCCCGACCTGATGGTACACCGCCTTCTGGAAAGGTACCTTGCCGGAAAACCATCGGTAAACAAAGATGAATATGAAGAATACTGTGTTCACAGTTCCGATATGGAGCGAAAGGCGGTTGAAGCGGAACGTGCTTCGGTAAAATACAAGCAGGCAGAATTCCTGATGGATAAAATAGGCCAGGCATTCAGCGGACTGATCTCCGGCGTGAGTAAGTACGGCATTTACGTTGAGCTGGAAGGAAGCAAATGTGAGGGGATGGTATCACTGAAATATATGGATGATGATTTCTATTACCTTGACGATGAAAATTACAGGGTGATCGGACAGCATCATGGCAGGGAATTCAAGCTGGGCGACCCGGTACGCATCCGCGTGAAGCGGGTGGACCTGCAAAAAAAACAGATGGATTTTGTACTTGATTCGAATGGCGTTGATCCAAAAAGGAGATGA
- a CDS encoding response regulator yields the protein MENERKKILIAEDNAINQKVALLLLQKYQQTIDIADNGRIAVEKFRKQDYDLVLMDLHMPELDGFEATLKIREIEESENRKKVKIFAMTASSVSDESERCYAVGMDGYITKPFRAEEVIRALD from the coding sequence ATGGAGAACGAAAGGAAAAAAATTCTGATAGCCGAGGACAATGCCATCAATCAGAAGGTCGCACTGTTATTGCTGCAAAAGTACCAGCAGACCATTGATATAGCGGATAACGGTCGCATAGCGGTGGAGAAATTCCGGAAACAGGATTATGATCTGGTGCTGATGGATTTACACATGCCGGAACTCGATGGGTTTGAGGCCACACTGAAGATAAGGGAAATTGAGGAATCGGAAAACCGTAAAAAGGTTAAGATTTTCGCTATGACCGCCAGCTCAGTGTCTGATGAAAGCGAACGCTGTTATGCTGTCGGTATGGATGGATACATTACCAAGCCTTTCAGGGCTGAGGAAGTAATCAGGGCGCTGGATTAA